A segment of the Fimbriimonadia bacterium genome:
GACGCAACGAGCGCTAGCGGAAGCACATAGACCCAGGCCATTCGCAAACGGTTCACTTCGACCTCCGTAATATCCCCCCCTAGGGGACCCAGTCCGCCACGAAGACGTTGGTGTCCCCCGGCCTCTTAGCGTTTCGATTGCTGCAGAATACCAACTTCTTCCCGTCGAACGAGAACATCGGGAATCCGTCGAACTCCTTGGTATACGTGATCCGCTTCAGCCCTGTGCCGTCCACGCCGATCAGATACAGGTCGAACTCCCGTCCGCGAGGCTCGGGGTAGTTGGTGCAGAAGATGATGTGCTTCCCATCCGGATGCATGTACGGTGCAAAGGATGCGCAGCCCAGATTGGTCACCTGGCGCTTGTTGGAGCCATCGGCATCCATGACCCAGATCTCCAGCGGCGCGGGGCGGTAGACGTTCTGCCTGAGGTTCTCAAGATACGCTTCGTGCAAGGGACCGCTGGTCTCGATGGCGCGACGGTACACGATCTTAGTTCCGTCCGGTGACCAGAACGGCCCGCCGTCGTAGCCCGGCTCGTTGGTGAGCTGCTTCAAGTCGGAGCCGTCCGGCTCGCACGAATAGATGTTCATGTCGCCGCCTTTGCCGCTGCAGAACAGCAGCCTTCCCTGGCGGCTGACCGACCCCTCTGCCGTGTACTTCTCGAAGTTCGTGATCTGCTTCAACTCCGACCCATCGGCGTTCGCAGTGAATATCTGCATGGACGGGTAGAGCGGCCATACGTAGCCCAGCGACTTATCTGGAAGAGGCGGGTTCTCGTCCTTCCAGTGCGTGCTGGAGAAGAGGATGCGCTTCCCGTCCGGGAAGAAGAAGCCACACGTGGTTACCCCGGTTCCGGTGGAGACCATTCGCCGGTCGGAGCCGTCCGGGTTC
Coding sequences within it:
- a CDS encoding PD40 domain-containing protein, producing the protein MVSPILAGILLLAQAAAEDPLRHPSESHLRNIRQLTFKGNNAEAYWSFDDKKLIFQSDDSPNGRDQIYIMNPDGSDRRMVSTGTGVTTCGFFFPDGKRILFSSTHWKDENPPLPDKSLGYVWPLYPSMQIFTANADGSELKQITNFEKYTAEGSVSRQGRLLFCSGKGGDMNIYSCEPDGSDLKQLTNEPGYDGGPFWSPDGTKIVYRRAIETSGPLHEAYLENLRQNVYRPAPLEIWVMDADGSNKRQVTNLGCASFAPYMHPDGKHIIFCTNYPEPRGREFDLYLIGVDGTGLKRITYTKEFDGFPMFSFDGKKLVFCSNRNAKRPGDTNVFVADWVP